Below is a genomic region from Bacteroidota bacterium.
GGGACAAAAAACTGATAGCCTCGGAGGTATTTAATGACCCTTCGACCTGGAAATGGACATCGGCAGACAGACTTGCCCTGCAGATTATTCAGCAAGCTCATGAACTCGGAATAAAGGTGATTTTCGACGGAGTTTTCAACCATATGGGGTTAAAATCACCCGCTTTCATGGATATCGTCAAAAATCAAAAAAACTCTCCCTACAAAAACTGGTTCGCAATAAAATCTTTCGCTGATCCTGAAAAAGGGACAAAATTCGAATATGACGGCTGGTTTAATGTAAAGGAACTCCCAGAAATAAATGAGGATGAGAACGGAATTGTCGCCGAACCGAAAAAGTATATCTTTGATATCACAAAAAGATGGATGGACCCCAATGGTGACGGGAATGTCTCTGACGGTATCGACGGCTGGCGGCTCGATGTGGCTTTCTGTGTTAAGCATCCCTTCTGGAAAGACTGGAGAAAGCATGTCAAATCGATAAACAGTGAAGCCTACCTCACTGCAGAGGTGATCGACTCGATCAAGGTGATCAAGCCTTATCTCGAAGGCGATGAATTTGATGCCGTGATGAACTACAATTTCGGTTTCGCTTGCGCTGACTGGATTATGGCGGAAAAAACCGGAATATCAACCTCTGAATTTGATAAAAAACTTGAAAAATTGAGGAAAGCATTCCCGGCGGGGGTCGAATATGTCCAGCAAAATCTGTTCGGAAGTCACGACGCCAACAGGATCGCCTCACACGCAATGAATGCAGATCTGGGACGATACAGCGACTGGGGTAAATGGTACGGTATTTCGTTCGCCGGTAATTCAAATTATTTCACAGGAAAACCATCCCCCGAAGCATTCAAAAAGCAGATGCTCTTTGCCATTTTGCAGATGACTTATGTAGGTGCACCGATGGTTTACTATGGCGACGAAGTCGGGATGTGGGGTGCCAACGATCCTGATTGCAGAAAACCGATGCTTTGGGACGATATTGAATATCAACCCGAGGTTTACAATCCAGACGGAACCAAGAGAGCCACTCCCGATGAAGTCAGTATAAACCATGATCTTCTGAAGCACTACAAAAAACTGATTACGATAAGAAATGCCCATGCATCACTCCGTAGAGGCAGCTACAAAACCATAAAAGCTGATGACGAGACGGGTGTTTTTGGGTTCGAAAGAAAATTTGAGAACGAGGAAGTGATGGTCTTCCTGAACAATTCACCGGAAAAAAGATCATTCCCCGTGTTAAGGGGAGGGAAGTACCTTGATGTTCTCAACGGTAAGGAGGTTTCGTTTTCGGCTTCTTATAATCTGCTCGAGATACCACCGATGTGGGGAGTCATCCTGGTTAAAAAGTAAAAAGATTTCCCGAGAGCGGCGGAGCCACAGGTGAAGAGGGTGGCTCCGATGCTGCAGGTCCTTTATCGTTGATTTCCGCCGTTTGTAACCTGTTCCCGGCAGCAGATCATTATTTAATTTTGACCGCGTGATTTTTCCGTAATTTTGTTCCTTAATCAGGAAAGCTAATTGGCAAAAATATTTTCAAATCTCTACAAACTTTACACAAGCGACCTTAAAGACGGTGATGTCCAGCGGCTGATACGGTCGGAGGCACCCGAAGTTTACCAGTTTTATCTGGAGAGTGCAAAAAAGCGAAACTACGCCAAGATGAATAAAGAGCAGAAGACTTTTGCTCTCATAAAGGATATAATTTACGCTTTTTTAAGCAAGCTCTCACCGGTAAGAAGAATTGCATTCTCACTCGCATTTGTCATTTTCTTCTATGCATACCTTGCAAATCTGTGGTTTTGGGCAGGTCTCTCATTTTTAACAATAGTTGCACTTCTTGCCTTCGAGGTAGCTGAAAAACTTACAGCCGCCAACGAACTCGACATCGCGAAAGGCATTCAGGAAGAGTTAATTATGAAGGAACCTCCTCAATATGAAATGCTTCAGGTGGCATCCTACTCAAAACCTGCAAAGACTGTCGGAGGAGATTTTCTCAACTGGTTCCACCTCAACCATGAAAAGAAAAGGCATCTTTACCTTCTCGGCGACATTTCCGGGAAAGGGATGCTTGCGGCTCTCTATATGGTTCGGGTTCACTCTCTGTTGATGTATCTGACGAAGGAAGAGGAGAACTCCCGCAACATCCTCGTGGAATTAAACAAAGTATTGAATGCCATTTTTAAACCGGGACTTTTCTTTACCGCTGCCGGAGTAGAAGTGGAAAATGAAAATGAATTGAAACTTTTCAGAGCCGGGCATATGCCGTTTGTTCATTATGATGCCGAAAAAAAGGAAGTGTCGCAGATAAAACCTGACGGCATCGGAATAGGAATGAGGGACAGGGGAATCTTTGAAAAATCACTTAATGAGCATTCTGTAACTTTAAAACCCGGTGACATACTTTTGGTCTATTCCGACGGTCTGAACGAAGCCGTCGATGAGCACGGGCACGAATATGGCACTCAACGGATCGAGAAAAACCTCCTCAAGTGCACTGATAAATCTGCCGAAGAAATCCTCCAAATGTTCATCCGCTCGGTCAATAATTTTACATATAATGTTCCCATGAGAGACGACATCACAATCCTGGTTATGAAGGCTGAAGTCTGATGTCAGAAGTTTGAGGTTTGAAGGGGACGCAGATGCACGCAGATTAAACGGATTTACGCTGAGGAAGATCTGATTACTTATTTGAAATAGTTACAATAAGAAATCAGACCTTCCAAAAATCCACTTCAAACTTCAAACCTCAAACCTCAAACTTCAAAAATTCATCCCTATTTAATCACAGTCATCTTTTTTGTGATCGAGTTTCCATTTGATGAGAGGGTATAGAAATATACTCCGCTTGTCAGTCCCGTTGCATCAAAATTCACTGAGTGGTTTCCTGATTCGAACATACCGTCTGCAATTACTGCAATTTCTTTTCCTGTTACATCATAAAGAGTGAGTTTTGCATTTCCCTGATTCGGGAGAGAAAACTTTATAACAGTTGACGGATTAAACGGATTTGGATAATTCTGCTCCAGTGTGAAACCTTCGATTGCTCCTGAACCGTCATCAACTCCTGCATGTGTCCACAACTGGGCAATAAATGCGTTCGGTACAGCGTCAAAGTTGCTCGTCAGGTTTCCACCCATAAAAATGATTCCGGAATATTGCTGCTGTTCGGTGATATACAAAGACCTGGAGGAGTAATAAGGCCAGTGATCGAGTATTACATCTGAAACAGGGAACACAATGGTTGATGTAAACTGATGGAAGAAAAATGGTATACTCACATGATTCTTCCCTTGGGGATCGGTCCATATTTGCGGGATCATCACCAGATCATTTACCCGGGTATCAATAATTGGAGAAAGATACAGATATGTAAAGCCGGTGCCTGTCTGGCTTATCGGAAGTGATGGGACGATTACTTCGAATTGTTTTGTAACCGGATCAACAGTAAAGACTCTCCAGCCTTCACCATTCTGAAATTTTCTGGCAAGAAAGACATATTTACCGTTCGAGAGTTTTTTGTGTTGCATGTCTTCGCCAAAATCGGTTACCACCCTGTAATCGGGATCGTCTGCAAAAAGATTGTCACGGATTTTAGTAAATGTATTGGTTGCCGGATTGTACTCCTCAACTGCTCCGGAAAACAAACCGCCATAGACTCCCCAGCCGCCGAACATGATGGCACCACCGTCGGAAGTCGGTACAAAAGTAGGATAAGCCCGTGGTTGATTCAGATTGCCGGTAAGAGTAACCTGATTAGTTGCCAGATCGATAACCTCGCCGACTGCCGCTGCAACATCGCTGTACCAGCATCCCGCAACTAACACTTTTCCGTTTGCAAGCTGGACACCGTTAGCCATTGTACGGGCATTCAGGAGGGCTGGTCCTGCGGCACTTTGCAACAGATTCGGGTAAACCCTTTCGGTTGTGCTGAGCTGACCCACTCCCAGATCGGAAGACATCCCACCGATCAGGAGGCAGGTGGAGTCACTGAGATGCACTATTCCGGTCGCATCTCTGAAGTCTGTGAGGGTGAAGTTTGCCCAGGCAGAGTCGTTGTGTGCGACTGAAGTTACTGTGTTCATTCGAGTAAAACCTGAGGAGTGACCACCTATTGCGAGGTAGAGTCCGCTTGAAGTGGCTACGGTCTGGCTGTTCATTCGAGGGAATGGCATGTCAGGCAGTGATTGTTTTGTAACCCCCTGTGCAGAGGTTGAAACAACCATCATTGAGATGGCGACAAAAAAAGAGAAAAAAGTCTTCATGGTTATATTCCTTCCTTCAAAATCTTCGAATTCCTTGTGCGAACGATGATGAAAACCGCATCAGGCAATTTGAACCAACTGCTCGTGAATCAAGAAGTATGCCAAACGGAAAATCTGTTTCCCGTTGATTACTTTATAAAATTCCCGTATATCTCTCATTTAATAGAAAAAATTTTTCATTTTTAAGAAATTTGTATTTAAATGGGTTACCGAAACAAAATAGAACCGCCTGTACATTTTAAAGCAGGGGAATCGATTTCTTTCTTATTTTCGAGAGTTAAAAAATTTTCAATTTAAACCACCAAGAGAAAAGCTTTATGCGTTTAAAACTCATCCAATTGTTCTTGATCCCGCTTCTCGTGACCGGTGTACTTTTCGCACAGGACGAAGAGAAAGAGAAAAAAGACCCTCTTCAAAAGGAAAACTTCAGTGGATTGAAATGGCGTAACATCGGACCCGCACTTACGAGCGGGAGAATCGCCGATTTTGCCATAAACCCGAAAAACAACAGCGAATATTTCGTAGCCGTTGCCAGCGGACATGTGTGGAAAACCACGAATGCAGGCATCACATTCGATCCTGTATTTGAAAATCAAGGAGCCTACTCGATCGGATGTGTAACCCTCGATCCCAATAATCAGCATGTGGTTTGGGTTGGTACAGGTGAAAACAACCACCAGCGCGCACTCGGTTATGGAAACGGTGTTTACAAATCGGTTGACGGTGGCAAGTCGTGGAAAAACATGGGTTTGAAAGATTCCCGTCAAATTGGCGATATAGTTATAGACCCCCGAAATTCAAATATTGTCTTCGTTGCTGCTGAAGGATCGGTCTGGGGACCCGGCGGTGAAAGAGGCCTCTATAAAACCGTTGACGGTGGCAAAACATGGAAAAAAGTGCTCGAGATCAGTACAAACACGGGTGTCAATAATGTTACATTCGATTCCCGAAATCCTGATATCATGTATGCCACTTCGGAGCAGAGAAGAAGACATGTTTACGGAAAGATTGGCGGTGGACCCGAATCTGCTGTTTATAAATCAGAGGACGGCGGAGAGACATGGGAAAAGATTATGAAGGGGCTTCCCTCTGTGCATCTTGGCGGTATGGGAATCGATATTTCTCCTGTTAATCCTGATGTTTTGTACCTGATTGTGGAAGCAGCCGAAAATCAGAGCGGATTTTACAGAAGCACCAACCGTGGGGCAACCTGGGAGAAAATGAGCGATTATGCCTCCTCAGGACAATATTTCAACGAGATTTACTGTGATCCAAAGGATGTCGATAAGGTTTATTCGATGGAAGTGGTTTCCCGCGTTACCACTGATGCAGGAAAGACCTGGGTTGCACTCGGAGTAGATGACAGACATGTGGATGATCACGCCCTTTGGATAAATCCTTCAAACACAAACCACCTTTTAATAGGTGGGGATGGCGGTATCTACGAGTCTTTTGATGGCGGAAAACTTTGGGACTTCAAAGAAAACCTTCCCGTTACTCAGTTTTATCGCGTTTTTGCTGATAATTCTGCTCCCTTCTATAATGTTTACGGCGGTAC
It encodes:
- a CDS encoding T9SS type A sorting domain-containing protein: MKTFFSFFVAISMMVVSTSAQGVTKQSLPDMPFPRMNSQTVATSSGLYLAIGGHSSGFTRMNTVTSVAHNDSAWANFTLTDFRDATGIVHLSDSTCLLIGGMSSDLGVGQLSTTERVYPNLLQSAAGPALLNARTMANGVQLANGKVLVAGCWYSDVAAAVGEVIDLATNQVTLTGNLNQPRAYPTFVPTSDGGAIMFGGWGVYGGLFSGAVEEYNPATNTFTKIRDNLFADDPDYRVVTDFGEDMQHKKLSNGKYVFLARKFQNGEGWRVFTVDPVTKQFEVIVPSLPISQTGTGFTYLYLSPIIDTRVNDLVMIPQIWTDPQGKNHVSIPFFFHQFTSTIVFPVSDVILDHWPYYSSRSLYITEQQQYSGIIFMGGNLTSNFDAVPNAFIAQLWTHAGVDDGSGAIEGFTLEQNYPNPFNPSTVIKFSLPNQGNAKLTLYDVTGKEIAVIADGMFESGNHSVNFDATGLTSGVYFYTLSSNGNSITKKMTVIK
- a CDS encoding serine/threonine-protein phosphatase codes for the protein MAKIFSNLYKLYTSDLKDGDVQRLIRSEAPEVYQFYLESAKKRNYAKMNKEQKTFALIKDIIYAFLSKLSPVRRIAFSLAFVIFFYAYLANLWFWAGLSFLTIVALLAFEVAEKLTAANELDIAKGIQEELIMKEPPQYEMLQVASYSKPAKTVGGDFLNWFHLNHEKKRHLYLLGDISGKGMLAALYMVRVHSLLMYLTKEEENSRNILVELNKVLNAIFKPGLFFTAAGVEVENENELKLFRAGHMPFVHYDAEKKEVSQIKPDGIGIGMRDRGIFEKSLNEHSVTLKPGDILLVYSDGLNEAVDEHGHEYGTQRIEKNLLKCTDKSAEEILQMFIRSVNNFTYNVPMRDDITILVMKAEV
- a CDS encoding glycoside hydrolase family 13 protein yields the protein MNGIAKSVTALALVLLTMSAFAGNGDSLMANKAEFVPDWAKDAVWYQIFPERFRNGDRKNDPTLQDIDGAYPHDITSPWKISPWGSDWYELQPWEKENGKDIWFNLQRRRYSGDLQGVLEKLGYLKDLGINAIYFNPLFMAPSLHKYDGATFHHIDPTFGPDPEGDKKLIASEVFNDPSTWKWTSADRLALQIIQQAHELGIKVIFDGVFNHMGLKSPAFMDIVKNQKNSPYKNWFAIKSFADPEKGTKFEYDGWFNVKELPEINEDENGIVAEPKKYIFDITKRWMDPNGDGNVSDGIDGWRLDVAFCVKHPFWKDWRKHVKSINSEAYLTAEVIDSIKVIKPYLEGDEFDAVMNYNFGFACADWIMAEKTGISTSEFDKKLEKLRKAFPAGVEYVQQNLFGSHDANRIASHAMNADLGRYSDWGKWYGISFAGNSNYFTGKPSPEAFKKQMLFAILQMTYVGAPMVYYGDEVGMWGANDPDCRKPMLWDDIEYQPEVYNPDGTKRATPDEVSINHDLLKHYKKLITIRNAHASLRRGSYKTIKADDETGVFGFERKFENEEVMVFLNNSPEKRSFPVLRGGKYLDVLNGKEVSFSASYNLLEIPPMWGVILVKK